The Miscanthus floridulus cultivar M001 chromosome 17, ASM1932011v1, whole genome shotgun sequence genome has a window encoding:
- the LOC136515792 gene encoding zinc finger BED domain-containing protein DAYSLEEPER-like: MQRVLHLLTEYTGTDYTIYYADLKTELHKMFEKYLRKFGATRSQRVAGPTPPTGKRKQAWGYLDSDCITAYEDGFDILLWWKDHKLTYPILAIIARDIMSVSVSTCSSESCFSLAGRILEERRRSLKPEHIEMLTLLKDWELGEKREQHEAADTKEIEDAFENLFLDEPEGEDDASGG, translated from the exons ATGCAAAGGGTCCTCCATTTACTTACTGAATATACTGGTACTGATTACACTATTTACTATGCTGATTTGAAAACTGAGTTACATAAAATGTTTGAGaaatatttgagaaagtttggtgcaaccaggtcacaaagggtTGCTGGTCCTACCCCACCCACTGGTAAGAGAAAACAGGCTTGGGG CTATTTGGACAGCGACTGCATAACTGCTTATGAGGATGGTTTTGACATTCTTCTGTGGTGGAAggaccacaaactaacctatccCATCCTGGCTATTATAGCCAGAGATATCATGTCAGTTTCTGTTTCCACTTGTTCTtcagagtcttgtttcagcttagcAGGGAGGATCCTAGAAGAACGGCGTCGGAGCTTGAAACCAGAACATATTGAGATGCTGACCTTGTTGAAGGACTGGGAGCTAGGAGAGAAGAGGGAACAACATGAAGCTGCTGATACTAAGGAAATTGAAGATGCATTTGAGAATCTGTTCCTGGATGAACCAGAAGGTGAAGATGATGCATCTGGTGGCTGA